A segment of the Desulfitobacterium dehalogenans ATCC 51507 genome:
GGCAGTTTTTCTGAGGAAGCACTTCAACTCTTTCTGACTACTCAATCCGATCTATTGGAGCCACCGCTAACCCTTGTCCCCTTTACGACAATTCCCAAGCTCTTAACGGCCTGCCAAGACCTCGAGATTGAAGGAGCCTTTGTCCCTCTGGAAAATTCCACCGAAGGTCAAGTAGGGGTAACCATGGATATGTTAGGTCAGACGGAAAGTCTATATATCATGAGAGAATTTATTTTCCCTGTGGATCAATGCCTGATTACTGCGAAGCCCCTTGATTTAGGTCAGATAGAGCAAGTCTTTTCCCATGAGCAAGCCTTAGGACAATGCCGAGATTTTCTTGAAGCTCATCTGCCTCAGGCGGAGCAATTACCCTGTCCCAGTACTGCTGAAGCTGTTATGAAAATCGCCAATAGCCCCGGTAAGCATTGGGCTGCTCTCGGACCGCGCCGGGCCGCAGAAATCTATAATTTACACTGTGAAGCGGAAAGAATCCAGGACTCCATGCTCAATGCGACCCGTTTCATTTTCGTAGGTCATCATCTTGCGGAAATGAATGAGGAGGATAAAACTTCACTTTTAGTCATTACCGGAGATACCCCCGGAGCCTTGGCCAGTGCCCTTCAGGAATTTGCCCTGAGGAACATTAACTTGAGCCGTATTGAGTCTCGCCCCTCCAAGAAAAAACTGGGAGAGTATGTGTTCTTCGTGGACATTGATGGATATGTCTTCTCTCCATCTCTCCAAGAGGCTTTATGGGCTCTCAAAGACAAAGGGGTCAGTACTAAACTCCTGGGATCCTATCCCAAAGCACAGCCTTTTGCGAAGGAATAACCCAGCCGTCTGATTAGCATCTTGAGCACCAACTACACGCATGGTTGGTGCTTTATTTAGTGTAAAACCTTATTCGCCCAGAATCCCCCGCGGAAATTCTTCGGTTCTTCAAAAATTACAAATGCATTTGCGCACAATTTGTCTATCAGCTTTAACAGTTCTTTCTGGCGATTGCGCTTGGCCAACACCATCATGACCATACGCGGCCCGGATTTCCCTTCTCCCAGCCAGCTTGTCACACCAAAGCCAGCGTTTCTCAGTTCCTCTGCCAGCCCCTGATATTCGCATTCAACGATGACCTGCGCCATAATATATCCGAGTGCCAGCCGTTCTTCGATTCTGCTGCCAAGATATACTCCCATTCCATAACCAAAGCAATAGGCCGCAATATTCCAATAGCTGTCAAGGTTGTCCAGAATAATGGACAGTCCCATGATATAGATGAAGACTTCTATCACGGACAAAAGGGAAGCGTAGATCCGCATTCCTTTAATCATTAAAATAAAGCGTATTGTCGTTAACGTTACGTATGTTATATTGATAGCAATGATGATTAGGACAAACTGGAAAGCCGGACCCATATTATCACCACTTTCTCCTTTTTAAGATTTTTCTCCTATGTCAAATCACTTTGTTCGATATGAATTGAGTATCTCCTCTTTTCTGAAAACTCTTTCTTTTTATCGCCAAGTGTTATTCCCTGAATTCTTCTTTCAACGAAAAACCAGAGTTGGTGCAAAAAAAGAAAAGGGCTTATCTGGTGATAA
Coding sequences within it:
- the pheA gene encoding prephenate dehydratase, whose amino-acid sequence is MNIGYLGPKGSFSEEALQLFLTTQSDLLEPPLTLVPFTTIPKLLTACQDLEIEGAFVPLENSTEGQVGVTMDMLGQTESLYIMREFIFPVDQCLITAKPLDLGQIEQVFSHEQALGQCRDFLEAHLPQAEQLPCPSTAEAVMKIANSPGKHWAALGPRRAAEIYNLHCEAERIQDSMLNATRFIFVGHHLAEMNEEDKTSLLVITGDTPGALASALQEFALRNINLSRIESRPSKKKLGEYVFFVDIDGYVFSPSLQEALWALKDKGVSTKLLGSYPKAQPFAKE
- a CDS encoding DUF2179 domain-containing protein codes for the protein MGPAFQFVLIIIAINITYVTLTTIRFILMIKGMRIYASLLSVIEVFIYIMGLSIILDNLDSYWNIAAYCFGYGMGVYLGSRIEERLALGYIMAQVIVECEYQGLAEELRNAGFGVTSWLGEGKSGPRMVMMVLAKRNRQKELLKLIDKLCANAFVIFEEPKNFRGGFWANKVLH